CCATGATAAATCGTGAAATCAAAATTAACCAAACCCAAAACTACTTATTGCGAAAAAAAATGAAGTGCCAACGCTTATTTAGACCAAAAAATCTGTCCAGTTAAGACAAGTGTTGTGACTCACATCCAACAGAGGTCAAATAGCCTAACGCCGAGTGAGGACGTTTCTGGTTGGACACCCGTAGATAATCGGAAGTGAATCTTCTGCGTTTGGCCACCGGAGAGAGTGCTATTATACCACAATCTTGGTTTAGACGGTGGCCCAAATTTCCGATGGCAGTAGTACAATAGGAAGAGCACACAATGAAAATCAAACCAGTTAAAGGCAGACCGATGCTCCACTGGGTCGGCAAACGCCCAATTGACACAATAAGCAACTATCCTGCCCAATTGGTAGATACCTATAACGTTGAAAACCCTGAGAAAGAACCGACTTACGATAAATTTAAGGACGGTCCTAATCTCTTTTTTCAAGGAGACAACAAAGAGATTCTCTCAACACTTCTCGTGCAAGGTTTCCGAGGCAAAATAGATTTCATCTACATTGATCCACCGTTTGCAAGCGGTGTTGATTATGTGCGAAAAGTGGAATTACGCGGTGGAAAGGTGGCATTAGAAGGAGAAGAACACTCTGATCTTGAAAAGGTACAATACAAGGACATCTGGACAAATGACAATTACCTCCAATTCATGTATGAACGGCTCATTTTGATGTATGAGCTTTTAAGTAAAAAAGGATGTATCTACCTCCATTGCGATTGGCACAAAAGCCATCATTTGCGATTTCTGCTAGACGAAGTGTTTGGCGAAGAAAATTTTAAAAATGAAATTATATGGTCTTATCGCACAGGTGGAGTTGGCAAAAATTTCTGGCCCCGAAAGCATGATGTCTTGCTATTCTATTCTAAGTCAAGCGAATATACACACAGAGCTCTGCAAGAGCGTATATATTATGAAAAACCATTTTTTAATGAGCAGGTAGATGAAGAAGGGCGCTATTTTGCAGATGTATATATCAGAGATACATGGGATGACATTAAACCTGTAATCAATGTGTCTAAGGAGAGAGAAGATTATCCTACCCAAAAACCTGAAGCACTCATAGAACGTATCATCAAAGCATCAAGCAACGAAGATTCCATCGTGCTTGACTGTTTTGTAGGTAGTGGCACCACCGCTGTTGTTGCAGAAAGACTCGGCAGACGTTGGATCGCTGCAGATATCAACAGAGGTGCAATCCAAACAACAATAAAAAGACTACAGAAATTGCCTAATATGCAGCGCGGCATTGTACACTATGGGGTCAATAACTACGATGCCAGTACCCATTTGGAACGAAAGGATATTGTCATCAAAAAATATGGCGTGCAAACGGACAGACAAGAGGCATTTTTTGATGGCACGTTGGATGGGACACTCGTCAAAATCATTGACCTAACGAAACCGTTCACGCCATTAGATATTCAGACGATAAAAGACGAACTTGAGAATCGCCCGGATGAATCACGCAATATCACCGTATTTTGCTACGGTATTAATAGCGGCATTCAAGCAGAACTTAAGGCGGAAAACAGGCGGCGCGCAGTAAACAAAATTTTTGTGCGTGACATCGGAAGCGAAGGAATTACCACATTTGAGCCTGCCTCAGCAGAGGTTAATTTTGACAGAAAAGGAGACAGTGTCAAAATTACCATCGCAGATTATATAAGTCCAACCATTTTAGCACGGATGGATATTGATCGAACTATTTTTGACGAGCAAATTGACGATTTCCGCGCACAGATCGATTGCGTGTCGATTGATACCGACTACTCGGGCGAGTATTTCAAAATAGTTGAGAGCGATGTTCCAAAGAAAAAAGAAGATTTTGTTGAGGGAGAATATACGGTATCACTGCCGCGTCCTGATGCCCACGTCGCTGTGAAGATCATCGACATGCTTGGGGAGGAAACTGTTGTTATGGAATAACACTTAATCACATTGGTTCATGTAAAGACTGTGTGCTAATGAAGATGTCAAACCCGCGTGGTGACTGCCTTCATTCAAAACAATCGCACATACTTTTTACATGAGCGAATCACATTTTGTTTGTAGGGCGATATCTGAATAATAATGTTAACCACGTCCATGAGGTATATTAATTTTAGATTTAACTATGAGATATATTCCAATAGAATTGGAAGAAAGAAGTATATAAAAATGATAGAAATTCTAAAAATACCGGCAACTATTCAGGAAATTTACAACGATCCAGCAAAAGAAAGATCTGCCTTTTTGAAACTGGAAATTGTCCCTGGAGAAGTCTTCCGAATAGGTGACTCCATGTTGAAAATACTGTGTGAGGCACTAAATCAAGGTATACCATTTACGGAGTGTGGCCGCACCGATATTTTGAATTGTGGTATAAGTCGGGATGCACAAATTGAGAAAGGCCGTCTTTTGACTACAATTGAAGTGCTAAAACGCCTCAAATATGGTGGAACACATAGTTTTGCATCAACCGATGATTTGATAAGAGGAATTGAAGAGAAGATAATAGTAAATTTCTTTATTGGCT
This Candidatus Poribacteria bacterium DNA region includes the following protein-coding sequences:
- a CDS encoding site-specific DNA-methyltransferase — protein: MKIKPVKGRPMLHWVGKRPIDTISNYPAQLVDTYNVENPEKEPTYDKFKDGPNLFFQGDNKEILSTLLVQGFRGKIDFIYIDPPFASGVDYVRKVELRGGKVALEGEEHSDLEKVQYKDIWTNDNYLQFMYERLILMYELLSKKGCIYLHCDWHKSHHLRFLLDEVFGEENFKNEIIWSYRTGGVGKNFWPRKHDVLLFYSKSSEYTHRALQERIYYEKPFFNEQVDEEGRYFADVYIRDTWDDIKPVINVSKEREDYPTQKPEALIERIIKASSNEDSIVLDCFVGSGTTAVVAERLGRRWIAADINRGAIQTTIKRLQKLPNMQRGIVHYGVNNYDASTHLERKDIVIKKYGVQTDRQEAFFDGTLDGTLVKIIDLTKPFTPLDIQTIKDELENRPDESRNITVFCYGINSGIQAELKAENRRRAVNKIFVRDIGSEGITTFEPASAEVNFDRKGDSVKITIADYISPTILARMDIDRTIFDEQIDDFRAQIDCVSIDTDYSGEYFKIVESDVPKKKEDFVEGEYTVSLPRPDAHVAVKIIDMLGEETVVME